In a single window of the Delftia tsuruhatensis genome:
- a CDS encoding N,N-dimethylformamidase beta subunit family domain-containing protein — translation MNSITGYSDKISVAAGETIAFKVSARPARPYGARLVRIIHGDMNPQGPGYKEEHIPSSIERTYDGREQRIHCGSFAWVGGNRHVARLGAMTLQAIVWPTQPGGRAQTVMCLWNPQTQHGVRLDINARGELEAVLAGAGGTEILASGKPLLAREWYSVALSIDAEQGTVTLRQIPHRVYARVDDAACVQQRMAAPALDAQTLLGFAATPALADGRVVGRALMNGKIDRPRLSARALDEAGIRALEDPCFAGMRTHGVVGVWDFSRRMESETIEDISGNQLHGRTVNLPVRAMKGANWTGEEMNWRHAPREYGAMHFHDDAVHDAGWDTDFSLTVPESLPSGLYAAHLRCGDDEEFIPFVVRPVPGRTRHRIAYLVPTASYMAYANEHMPTDAPLAQLLTDQVAILRKNDLFLGEQREYGNSCYDVHSDGAGVCYTSRLRPILNMRPKYRSWLGGRGSALWQFNADTHVIDWLEALGYGFDCLSDEDLHYQGEAALGDHDVLITSSHSEYWSKEMWDAVDAFRARGGRIMSMGGNTWYWRVAFNPVVPGVMEVRRNEDGTRAWAAEPGEYYHSFTGEYGGLWRRQGRAPQMIAGNGFIAQGFDDSSYFLRKEGSFDPRARFIFEGIADDERIGDFGLVGNGAAGLELDHVDRLLGSPPNTLVLASSTGHSDIYQVVAEEILINYPGTGGTVSPLVKADLVFYETAAGGAVFSTGSIAWAGSLSHNGYDNNVSRITRNVLDRFLDRTPF, via the coding sequence ATGAACAGCATCACCGGCTACAGCGACAAGATCAGCGTGGCGGCGGGCGAGACCATTGCGTTCAAGGTGAGCGCACGGCCCGCCCGGCCCTACGGGGCGCGGCTTGTCCGCATCATCCATGGCGACATGAACCCGCAGGGACCGGGCTACAAGGAGGAGCACATTCCCAGCAGCATCGAGCGGACCTACGACGGGCGCGAACAGCGCATCCACTGCGGCTCCTTCGCCTGGGTCGGCGGCAACCGCCATGTCGCGCGGCTGGGCGCGATGACGCTGCAGGCCATCGTCTGGCCGACCCAGCCCGGCGGCCGGGCGCAGACCGTCATGTGCCTGTGGAATCCCCAGACGCAGCATGGCGTGCGGCTGGACATCAATGCGCGCGGCGAACTGGAGGCCGTGCTGGCCGGCGCGGGCGGGACCGAGATCCTGGCCAGCGGCAAGCCCCTGCTGGCGCGCGAATGGTATTCGGTGGCGCTGTCCATCGATGCGGAGCAGGGCACGGTCACGCTGCGCCAGATCCCGCACCGCGTCTACGCCAGGGTCGACGACGCGGCCTGCGTGCAGCAGCGCATGGCGGCGCCGGCCCTGGATGCGCAGACCCTGCTGGGCTTTGCCGCGACGCCGGCGCTGGCCGACGGGCGCGTCGTGGGCCGGGCGCTGATGAACGGCAAGATCGACCGGCCCCGGCTCAGCGCCCGTGCGCTGGACGAGGCCGGGATCCGCGCGCTGGAGGACCCCTGCTTTGCCGGCATGCGCACGCATGGCGTGGTGGGCGTATGGGATTTCTCGCGCCGCATGGAATCCGAGACCATCGAGGACATCAGCGGCAACCAGCTGCATGGCCGCACGGTGAACCTGCCGGTGCGCGCCATGAAGGGCGCCAACTGGACCGGCGAGGAAATGAACTGGCGCCATGCGCCACGCGAGTACGGCGCCATGCACTTCCATGATGATGCCGTGCACGACGCGGGCTGGGACACCGATTTCTCGCTGACCGTGCCCGAATCGCTGCCGTCCGGCCTGTACGCGGCCCACCTGCGCTGCGGCGACGACGAGGAATTCATTCCCTTCGTCGTGCGCCCCGTGCCCGGCAGGACGCGCCACCGCATCGCCTACCTGGTGCCCACGGCCAGCTACATGGCCTATGCCAACGAGCACATGCCCACCGATGCGCCGCTGGCGCAGTTGCTGACCGACCAGGTGGCCATCCTGCGCAAGAACGACCTGTTCCTCGGCGAGCAGCGCGAATACGGCAACTCCTGCTACGACGTGCATAGCGACGGCGCGGGCGTCTGCTATACCTCGCGGCTGCGGCCCATCCTGAACATGCGGCCGAAGTACCGTTCCTGGCTGGGCGGACGCGGTTCGGCGCTGTGGCAGTTCAACGCCGACACGCATGTGATCGACTGGCTGGAGGCGCTGGGCTACGGCTTCGACTGCCTGTCCGACGAAGACCTGCACTACCAGGGCGAGGCGGCCTTGGGCGACCACGATGTGCTGATCACCAGCAGCCACTCCGAATACTGGTCCAAGGAGATGTGGGACGCCGTGGACGCTTTCCGCGCGCGCGGCGGGCGCATCATGTCCATGGGCGGCAACACCTGGTACTGGCGCGTGGCCTTCAATCCGGTGGTGCCGGGCGTGATGGAGGTGCGCCGCAACGAGGACGGCACCCGCGCCTGGGCGGCCGAGCCCGGCGAGTACTACCACAGCTTCACCGGCGAGTACGGCGGGCTGTGGCGACGCCAGGGCCGCGCGCCGCAGATGATCGCCGGCAATGGCTTCATCGCGCAGGGTTTCGATGACTCTTCCTACTTCCTGCGCAAGGAAGGCAGCTTCGATCCGCGCGCCCGCTTCATCTTCGAGGGCATTGCGGACGATGAGCGCATCGGCGACTTCGGCCTGGTCGGCAATGGTGCCGCGGGCCTGGAACTGGACCATGTCGACCGCCTGCTGGGCAGCCCGCCCAATACGCTGGTGCTGGCGTCCTCGACCGGGCATTCCGACATCTACCAGGTGGTGGCCGAGGAAATCCTGATCAACTACCCCGGCACCGGCGGCACGGTCAGTCCGCTGGTGAAGGCCGACCTGGTCTTCTACGAGACCGCGGCGGGCGGCGCGGTGTTCTCGACAGGCTCCATCGCCTGGGCCGGCAGCCTGTCGCACAACGGCTACGACAACAACGTGTCACGCATCACGCGCAACGTGCTCGACCGTTTCCTGGACCGCACACCCTTCTAG
- a CDS encoding sodium:solute symporter family protein encodes MNGSPLITFGLLFGFMALIVVLLYATQRSSGSFTDYAVGGRSFSAWFIAMSYTNSWWPGATYTAFFGLSAGAGVLGLYALAYTLLGVTAMYLMAERAWVWGKRFDLRTQCDMLGMRFDSRAVRVIASLIGIICLFPWLVLGIQAMTVLFHFASFGAWSMGASLVAGVALIGVRQIWTVQMGMRGLVITDLAQGIVAYGGSALLCLGLLWFSREASYSNLATLPSELLRLPGQGGQYGIWYVSSLILTGVIGSLCWPTSYQRIYTASGVGAVKKGTVQTMVVAGGFYALLTLVALAASGLDVVSAKPQDGWFTLLYHVGGEWMLGLAIVIVLAASMGWVDGCVQVCGAQIANDVVQVISPRTDRQLTLIAKASMALFMLGASVVAFMTYDMPRLQLLAQMSYQGIVQLAVPLFLGMFWRGGNRIGALLSMGVGFTLAAVLTWIYPDDIPGLGSLTAGVLALGVNLLLYLGCHWCFGQSDAERERIRRLFDAGRARAALEPAAA; translated from the coding sequence ATGAACGGATCCCCTCTGATCACCTTCGGCCTGCTGTTCGGGTTCATGGCGCTGATCGTCGTGCTCCTGTATGCCACGCAGCGCAGCAGCGGCAGCTTCACCGACTACGCGGTGGGTGGGCGCTCGTTTTCCGCCTGGTTCATCGCCATGTCCTATACCAACTCCTGGTGGCCGGGCGCGACCTACACCGCCTTCTTCGGCCTGAGCGCGGGGGCGGGCGTGCTGGGGCTGTATGCGCTGGCCTATACGCTGCTGGGCGTGACCGCCATGTACCTGATGGCCGAGCGCGCCTGGGTCTGGGGCAAGCGCTTTGACCTGCGCACGCAGTGCGACATGCTGGGCATGCGCTTCGATTCCCGGGCGGTGCGCGTGATCGCCAGCCTGATCGGCATCATCTGCCTGTTCCCCTGGCTGGTGCTGGGCATCCAGGCCATGACGGTGCTGTTCCACTTCGCCAGCTTCGGCGCCTGGAGCATGGGCGCCAGCCTGGTGGCGGGCGTGGCCCTGATCGGCGTGCGGCAGATCTGGACGGTGCAGATGGGCATGCGCGGCCTGGTCATCACCGACCTGGCGCAAGGCATCGTGGCCTATGGCGGCAGCGCGCTGCTGTGCCTGGGGCTGCTCTGGTTCAGCCGCGAGGCGTCATACAGCAACCTGGCGACGCTGCCGTCCGAGCTGCTGCGCCTGCCGGGGCAGGGCGGCCAGTACGGTATCTGGTATGTGTCCAGCCTGATCCTTACGGGTGTGATCGGATCGCTGTGCTGGCCCACGAGCTACCAGCGCATCTACACCGCCAGCGGCGTGGGCGCGGTCAAGAAGGGCACGGTGCAGACCATGGTCGTGGCCGGCGGCTTCTATGCGCTCCTGACGCTGGTGGCGCTGGCGGCCAGCGGCCTGGACGTGGTCAGCGCCAAGCCGCAGGACGGCTGGTTCACGCTGCTGTATCACGTGGGCGGCGAGTGGATGCTGGGGCTGGCCATCGTCATCGTGCTGGCGGCCAGCATGGGCTGGGTCGATGGCTGCGTGCAGGTCTGCGGCGCGCAGATCGCCAATGACGTCGTGCAGGTCATCTCGCCGCGCACGGACCGGCAGCTGACCCTCATCGCCAAGGCCTCGATGGCCCTCTTCATGCTGGGCGCATCCGTCGTGGCCTTCATGACCTACGACATGCCGCGGCTGCAGCTGCTGGCGCAGATGTCCTACCAAGGCATCGTGCAACTGGCCGTGCCCTTGTTCCTGGGCATGTTCTGGCGCGGCGGCAACCGCATCGGTGCCTTGCTGTCCATGGGCGTGGGCTTCACGCTGGCGGCCGTGTTGACCTGGATCTATCCCGACGACATTCCCGGCCTGGGCAGCCTGACGGCCGGCGTGCTGGCCCTGGGCGTGAATCTGCTGCTGTACCTGGGCTGCCACTGGTGCTTCGGGCAGTCGGATGCGGAGCGCGAGCGCATCCGGCGGCTGTTCGATGCGGGCCGCGCCAGGGCGGCCCTGGAGCCTGCGGCGGCCTAG
- a CDS encoding acyl-CoA dehydrogenase family protein, producing MDFDFSDDQQQLRDAVRRWVDKGYTFERRRAIVEAGGFSREVWGELAELGLTALTVPEAHGGLGQGAIDVMVVMEELGRGLVMEPLSQAFVASAVLGQYAEAAVAGQWLPRVASGEALVVLAHQERQARYRLDVCAAKATRNGSGYTVDAVKSVVPAGDAADAFLVPAQLDGKIALFLVERGASGVGTQGYRTQDGSRAAELRCQGAPATLVSTDGLAALTLGQDVANAALCAEGVGAMEQTLHLTTDYMNQRKQFNVPIASFQALRHRVADMKMQLELARSMSYYASLKMGTPEAERHVAIARAKVQLGQSLRFVGQQSVQLHGGIGVTDEYAGSHYFKRLTQMEMTGGDTLHHLGTVSEKMQDTAGVFA from the coding sequence ATGGATTTTGATTTTTCGGATGACCAGCAACAACTGCGCGACGCCGTTCGCCGCTGGGTGGACAAGGGCTACACCTTCGAGCGCCGCCGCGCCATCGTGGAGGCCGGCGGCTTCTCGCGCGAAGTCTGGGGCGAACTGGCCGAGCTGGGCCTGACGGCGCTGACCGTGCCCGAGGCCCATGGCGGCCTGGGCCAGGGCGCCATCGACGTGATGGTCGTGATGGAGGAGCTGGGACGCGGGCTGGTGATGGAGCCGCTGTCGCAGGCCTTCGTGGCCTCGGCCGTGCTGGGACAGTACGCCGAAGCCGCCGTCGCCGGCCAGTGGCTGCCGCGCGTGGCCAGCGGCGAGGCCCTGGTCGTGCTGGCCCACCAGGAGCGCCAGGCGCGCTACCGGCTCGATGTCTGCGCGGCCAAGGCCACAAGGAACGGCAGCGGCTACACGGTCGATGCCGTCAAGAGCGTGGTGCCTGCGGGCGATGCGGCCGACGCCTTCCTGGTGCCGGCCCAGCTGGACGGCAAGATTGCGCTGTTCCTGGTGGAGCGCGGCGCCAGCGGCGTCGGCACCCAGGGCTACCGCACGCAGGACGGCAGCCGCGCGGCCGAGCTGCGCTGCCAGGGCGCGCCGGCCACCCTGGTCAGCACCGACGGCCTGGCCGCGCTGACGCTGGGCCAGGACGTGGCCAATGCCGCGCTGTGCGCCGAGGGCGTGGGCGCCATGGAGCAGACACTGCACCTGACCACCGACTACATGAACCAGCGCAAGCAGTTCAACGTGCCCATCGCCAGCTTCCAGGCCCTGCGCCACCGCGTGGCCGACATGAAGATGCAGCTGGAGCTGGCCCGCTCCATGAGCTACTACGCCAGCCTCAAGATGGGCACGCCCGAGGCCGAGCGCCATGTGGCCATCGCGCGCGCCAAGGTCCAGCTAGGGCAGTCGCTGCGCTTCGTGGGCCAGCAGTCGGTGCAATTGCACGGCGGCATCGGCGTGACCGACGAATACGCGGGCAGCCACTACTTCAAGCGCCTGACGCAGATGGAGATGACGGGCGGCGACACGCTGCACCATCTGGGCACCGTGTCCGAGAAGATGCAGGACACGGCCGGCGTGTTCGCCTGA
- a CDS encoding AraC family transcriptional regulator — protein MAQVHSTAGVDSSRQLLRWQQIMGDVYYRVDIVGDRKHGIRGELSEQALGRVSLTRFDSDRQRVLRTRSHIASDADDSYVLVFPETGPLYFAHQGRNGYVDAGGYVMVRSSEYYELSCADNFRNTTIRVPAAMLEAEYPHVWMHCANRRGGASGLAAVVRGFARSVWELDEPTRQRLAPDLAGELARLVAILLRGEGEAGAAPPGRGRSAAWLYREIVSRIRAGDGEATLSAAQVAQQLRISPGYVHRILAGHNTSFGQQLRDAHLQLAYEMLADARWSHLSIKEVMYRAGFTNFSHFCYAFKQRFGCTASDLRQGRAAPGPRG, from the coding sequence ATGGCACAAGTGCACAGCACCGCCGGTGTGGATTCGTCGCGCCAGCTGCTGCGGTGGCAGCAGATCATGGGCGATGTGTATTACCGCGTCGACATCGTCGGCGACCGCAAGCACGGCATCCGGGGCGAACTGTCCGAGCAGGCGCTGGGCCGCGTCAGCCTGACGCGCTTCGACTCCGACCGGCAGCGCGTGCTGCGCACCCGCAGCCACATCGCCAGCGACGCCGACGACAGCTACGTGCTGGTCTTTCCCGAAACCGGGCCGCTGTATTTCGCGCACCAGGGACGCAACGGCTACGTGGATGCGGGCGGCTACGTCATGGTCCGCAGCAGCGAGTACTACGAGCTGTCCTGTGCCGACAATTTCCGCAACACCACCATCCGTGTGCCCGCAGCCATGCTTGAAGCGGAGTATCCGCACGTGTGGATGCATTGCGCGAACCGGCGCGGCGGCGCCAGCGGCCTGGCGGCCGTGGTGCGGGGCTTCGCGCGGTCTGTCTGGGAGCTGGACGAGCCGACGCGCCAGCGGCTCGCCCCCGATCTGGCGGGCGAGCTGGCGCGGCTGGTGGCCATCCTGCTGCGCGGCGAGGGCGAGGCCGGCGCAGCCCCGCCAGGCCGCGGGCGCTCGGCGGCCTGGCTGTACCGCGAAATCGTCAGCCGCATCCGTGCCGGAGACGGCGAGGCCACGCTCAGCGCGGCGCAGGTGGCGCAGCAGCTTCGCATCTCGCCCGGCTATGTGCACCGCATACTGGCGGGGCACAACACCAGCTTTGGCCAGCAGCTGCGCGATGCGCACCTGCAACTGGCCTACGAGATGCTGGCCGATGCCCGCTGGTCCCACCTGTCGATCAAGGAGGTGATGTACCGCGCCGGCTTCACCAACTTCTCCCATTTCTGCTACGCGTTCAAGCAGCGCTTCGGCTGCACCGCCAGCGATCTGCGCCAGGGCCGGGCGGCGCCGGGTCCGCGCGGCTAG